GGTGGCCGACCGCGGGATGTGGGCGTGCGCCGGTGTCGGCACCTCGTGCCGCCAGGCCGACGCCGCGTACATCAGCAACAACGGCACGCGCTCCATCAGCCGCGGCGGGATCTGGCGGACCAACTTCGCCACGGGGATGAACGCCGGCACCACCATCATCGGCGAGTTCAACATCGTGGGCCGCTACACCGGCTCGCTGCCGGTGAACAGCTACCTCGACAAGACCGGCCGCACCAGCGGGTCCACGTACGGCCTGGTCACCAACTCGTGCGTGACCATCGGCGTGCTGCGCTGCCAGGACATCTCCAAGGTGTGGTCGGAGGGCGGCGACAGCGGCTCGCCGGTGTACGTGTGGCTGAGCAACAACGACGTGCAGCTCCACGGCGTGATGTGGGGCGGCCCGGGGAGCGACTTCACCACCACGTACTCGAGCCGCCTGTCCGGCATCGAGGCCGACCTGGGCTCGCTGAGCGAGGTCTGCCGCGCGGCCTACGGCTGCTGATGGGCCGAGGCAGGACGCGGTAAACACGGAGAAGCGGAGGGGGACCGAGGTCCTCCTCCGCTTCTTCGTTTTCCCAGCCGGTCCAGTGCCCGGGCGAATAAATTCGCGGCAACAAGGGCACGAAGTCCCTGCGGGACTGACGCCGCGTATCTGCTCGCTGCGGCAGAGATCCTGCCCGCCCGGCCGTGGCCCCCTCCCCCGGCCCCTCCCCCGCTTCGCAGGGGAGGGGAGAACTCAGCGCTGCATCTCGCTTCCTGCGCATCGCCCGACGCCGCGGCAGGGTCAGCAGAGAAAAACCGCAGTTCCTCTGCTGACCCTGCTGACTCTGCGTGAGCCCTAATCTTTTATCAGTGCCTCACCCCACCACGACGCCGCCGCCCGAGGCGCCGCCTGGCTGGGGCGCCTCCGCCGGCGCCTCGCCGCGGACGTGGGCGAGCACCTTGCGCGCGAGGGCGGTGCCGAAGCCGGGGAGCGCAGCCACCTCCGCCTCGCTCGCGGCGGCCACGGCGCGCATCGAGCCGAAGCGGTCGAGCAGCGCCCGCTGCCGCGCGGGCCCCACGCCGGGGATGGTCGACAGCTCGGAGCGCACCGTGCGCTTCGTCCTCAGCTTGCGGTTGTAGCTCACGGCGAAGCGGTGCGCCTCGTCGCGCACGCGCTGCAGCAGCCGCAGCGCCTGGCTCCGCCGCGGGAGGCGGATCGGCTCGCCGCGGCCGGGGACGAACACCTCCTCGTCGCGCTTGGCCAGCGAGATCACCGGCTGCTGCGGGAAGCCGATCTCCTCCAGCGCCTTCGCCGCCGCGCCCAGCTGCCCCTTCCCCCCGTCGATCACCACCAGGTCGGGCGGCGCCTTCCCCTCTTCCACGCGCCGGTTGAACCATCGCCCCACCACCTCGTGCATCGAGGCGAAGTCGTCGTTCCCCCACTGGCCGCGGATCTTGAACTTCTTGTACTCGCCCTTGTTCGGCTCGCCGTTCTCGAAGAACACGCCGCTGGCCACCACCTCGCTCCCCTGCGTGTGCGAGATGTCGAAGCAGAGGATGGTGCGCGGCACGCTCTCCAGCTCCAGCACCTCCTGCAGCTCGTACAGCGCGTCGGGCGCGCGCCCCGCCGTCGCCTGGGCCACCAGCTTGCGCTCCTCCAGCAGGTGCCGCGCGTTCTGCTCGGCGAGGGTGACGAGCTGCACCTTCTCGCCGCGCTGGGGCACGTGCAGGCGCACGGCGCGGCCGGCGTGCTCGCGCAGCAGCTCCTGCAGCACGCCGCGGTCGGCGAAGTCCTCGGGGAAGAAGATCTCCGGCGGGATCGACCCGTCGTCGCGGATCGCCCGGTCGGTGTAGTGGCGGGTGACGAAGGCGTTGAACGCGCTCTCGTCGCTGTCGTCGCCCGCGTTGGTCAGGAAGGTGACCTCGCGCCCCAGCAGCTTTCCCTCGCGGATCAGCAGCACCACGCCGCACGCCTCCGCCCGGTCGCGCGCGAAGCCGACCACGTCGCGGTCGCTGCCGGTGACGTCGACCACGCGCTGCCGCCGCTCCAGCGTCTCCAGCTGGGCGATGGCGTCGCGCAGCTCGGCGGCGCGCTCGAAGTTCATCTCCTGCGCCGCCATCCCCATCTCCCGCTTGAGCCGGTCGGCGACCAGGCGGGTGTGGCCGCCCAGCACCTCCAGGATCTCGTCCACCATCCCCCGGTACTCGTCTTCCGTCTGGAACGCCACGCACGGCGCCTTGCAGCGGCCGATGTGGTAGTCCAGGCAGGGGCGCGCGGGGGTCTCGCGCGGCAGGTCGTAGTGGCAGGAGCGCACGGTGTACAGCTTCTTCACCAGCTCCAGCGACTGCCGCATGCGGCGGACGTCGGTGTACGGCCCGAAGTACCGGCTCCCGTCCTTCACCAGCCGGCGGGTGACGAACACGCGGGGGAAGCGCTCGTGGACGGTGACCTTGATGTAGGGATAGGTCTTGTCGTCCTTGAGGTTGATGTTGAAGCGGGGACGGTTCTCCTTGATCAGGTTGTTCTCGAGGATCAGCGCCTCGGCCTCGGTGTTCACCACGATGGTGTCCACGTCGGCCACCCGCCGCACCAGCTCCTGCGTCTTGATCCCGTGCTGCGCGCCCGCGGCGAAGTAGCTGCGCACGCGGCTGCGCAGCGACTTGGCCTTCCCCACGTAGATGACCACGCCCTCGGCGTCCTTCATCAGGTACACGCCGGGGCGGGTGGGAAGGTGGCGGAGCTTGCTTTCGAGCGTGGAGTTCTGCGGCATCGGGCCAGTCGAGATTCGGGATCGGGACAGGGGGCTTGATACACCACAGGTGCCGCCGGGGTCGCGGAATCGCGAGCGGTTCGCGGGTGGCGACGGGCGAATGAATTCGCGGCAACAACTGCACGAAGTCCCTGCGGGACTGCGGCCGCGGCATCCAGGCGACGAGCCGGCATCCGTGCCGCGCTGAGTTCTCCCCTCCCTGCGCAGCGGGGGAGGGGGCCAGCCGGGGCGGGCAGGATGTTTCCGGTGCAGAGCGGATCCAGGGCCCCAGTCCCGCAGGGACTTCGTGCGGTGGTTGCCGTGGCTTCAGCCGCCCGGGCAACCCGGCCCGACCGGCGGTCACATCCCCCGCACCACCGTCCGCCGCTCGGCCTCGTCGCGCATCCCCAGGAACTCGCCGACGGCCGCGAGCGAGCCGATGTGGTCGCAGAAGATCTTGAACGTCGCGAGGATGGGCACGGCGATGAACGCGCCCGGGATCCCCCAGATCCAGAACCAGAAGGTGAGGCCGACGAGCAGCGCGACCGGGTTGAGCGCCAGGCGGTGGCCCACGAACACCGGGCTCACGAAGTTGGCCTGGATCAGGTTGATGCAGAGGAAGGCCGCGGGCACCGCCAGCACGCGCCCCGCGTTGTCGAACACCGTCATCGCCACCAGGCCCAGGATGGCCACCATCGCCAGCGCGCCCAGGTAGGGGATGAACTCGAGCACGGCGACGAGGGCGCCCCAGAGGAGCGGGCTGGGCATCCCCAGCAGCCACATCGCCAGCGCCACCACGGCGCCCTCGGCCAGGTTCACCGCGGCCACGGTCAGCAGGTAGGTGGAGATGGAGCCCTCGATCATCCGCGCGATCTCCACCGCCTTGCGCTTGTCGCCGGTGTTGGGGAGGACCTTGATCAGCTTCTGCAGGAACAGGTCGCCCGCGGCCAGCAGGAAGTAGAGGAGGACGATCACCTCCAGCAGCCCCGCCGCGAAGCGCTGCGTGGTCCCGAACACGCGCGCGATCAGGCTGGGCTGCCGCACCACCACCTCGCGCGGCCGGGCCGCCCCGTCGCCGCCGACGGCCACGGCGCCGGCGGCGCTCTGCACCTGCTCGGCGGTGCGGCTGGCGCGCTCGAGCGGCCGCAGCAGCTTGCGGAGCTTCGCCTGCGCCGTCGCCAGCGTCTCCGGCGCGTTGGCCGCCCAGCTCTGCACCGGGCCGGCCAGCTCGTATCCCGACACCGCCAGCGCGCCGAGCAGCGCCAGCACCACCAGCCCCGCGCCGGCGGGCGGCGGGATGCGCAGCCGCGCCATCGCGCGCACCACGGGGCTGAACAGGAAGCTGAGCAGGAGCGCGAACACCAAGGGCAGCAGGAACGGCCGCGCGAAGTAGAGCGTGTACAGCAGCGCCAGCACGGTGAGCGTGGTGACGCCCACCGAGCGCGTCCGCGGGCTGGCGATGGCGCGCTCGGTCCGCTCCAGGTCCGGCCGCGGCGCGCCCGGCTCCACCGGCGCGGCCTGCGCGGCGGGGTCCACGTCGGGTTCCAGCGGCGAATCGTCGCGCGGGCGGTCGGCGTCCATGCGTGCCGGGTCGGAGTGGGCGGGCGCAGCTCGTTCGATGCGCGAATGTGCAGAAGTCGCGCCCCGGCCTGCGGATGCGGCCGGTCGGGATCGTCCCGCGGCTTTGAGATCGGAGGCCGGGGGATTAGACTGCGCGCTCGGCGGCACGCCCGCAACGAGATCCCCCGCACCGCCCTCGATCCTCGGAACCCATCCATGAGCGACGAGATCAGCATCGACCACGAGACGTTCGGACGGCTGGCGTGGGACGAAGACTTCTGGTACGGCCGGGTCACGCTCCCTGGCTGGGCGGGCTTCCGGGTGCGACTCGGAACCGAGGAGGATCTCGAGGACGATGACGGGACGGCGATCCTTTCCATCGAGCCCGGGATGGACGAGCCGTCGGCGCCGCCGAGCGAGGCGCAGGCGCGCGCCTTTCTTCACCTCGTGCGGAACGAGGCGGCGGTCACGCACGCGGTGCAGCGGGCGATCCTGGCCGAATACCCCAAGTTCCGTAAGGCGTACGGCCGCATACCGGAAGCGGCCGCGCGCATGCCGAGGGCGCGCACCATCGCGGACCTGCAGCCGCTGATCGGGCTCGTCATCGTGCACGTGGTGCGGGCGGAGCGCGACGGAATGGCCTACGTCGGCTTCGAACTGGGGTGCAGCTGGGACGAGGAGCACGGGGTGGGGGTGATGACGCACGCCGGGCGCATCGTGGAAGTTGGCCACGCCGACATCGGGTTCTCGGTGTTCGAGGATGAGACGGCCCCGATCGCGCCGCCGGCGAGGTGGTGGGAGTTCTGGAAGACGTGAGCGTCGCCGCGATGGAGAAGCCCACCGCACAGGTCCGGGCCGACTTCGACGGGATCGCGCGGCTGGAGGAGGCGCACGGCGCGCGCGAGGGACCGTACGTGCGCTGGCTCGCCGACCAGCTCCGCGATGATGTCGGTGAGGCGCTGGAGATCGGCTGCGGCACGGGCGAGCTGACGCGGCTCCTCGCCGCCCGCGCATCGTACGTGCTGGCGATCGACCTCTCGCCGGAGATGATCCGCGTCGCGCGCGAGCGCTCCCCGTCGTTCCCGAACGTCGAGTACCGCGTCGCCGATGTCACCGCGTGGGAGATGCCGCGGGGGCGATTCGACTGCGTGGCCTCCGTCGCGACGCTGCACCATCTCCCGTTCGAGCCGGCGGTCACGGCGATGCGCGACGCGCTGCGGCCCGGCGGGTGGCTGCTGATCCTCGACATCCTCACCCGTCCCGGCCTGCGCCATCTCCCCCGCAACGCCGCGGCGGCGATCGCCAGCCGGCTGAGGATGCGTCGCGGATCGCGCGCGCTGCGGGCCGCGTACGACGCGCACGGGCGCGGCGAGACGTACCTGCGCCCGGACGAGCTCCGCGCGCGCTTCGAGCCGCTGCTGCCGGGCGCGGAGATCCGCGAGCACCTGCTCTGGCGCTACTCCGTGGTCTGGCGCAAGCCGATGGGATGAGCGATGTGGTTCCGACGACGCGTGGAGGACGAGGACCGGACGCTGCCGTACGAGCCGGCGGAGGAACCGCCGCCGCGGCGGCGCCGCGTGGCGCGGGTAGCGATCTGGATCGCGAAGGTGCTTGCCGCCTATTACGTGCTCTGCCTCGTCCTGCTCGTCGCCTACCGCTGGGTGCCGCCGCCGGCCACGGGCGTGCAGGTGCAGCGCCGGATCGAGGCGTGGACGTCGGATTCTCCCTACCGCCAGCGGCGCGTGTACAAACCGATGTCGGCCATGTCGCGGCATCTCCCGCGCGCGGTGGTGGCGGCGGAGGACGGGCGTTTCTGGACGCACTTCGGCTTCGACTGGGTGGAGATGCGGCAGGCGAAGCGCGACGCGGAGCAGGGCGGGCGGATGCGCGGCGCGTCGACCATCACCCAGCAGCTGATGAAGAACCTGTTCGGCTGCGCCTGCCGCAACCCCGTGCGCAAGCTGTACGACCTCGCGCTCACCCCCGCGGCGGAGCTGATCCTGGGGAAGCGGCGGATCCTGGAGCTGTACCTGAACAACGTGGAATGGGGCGACGGCGTGTTCGGGGCCGAGGCCGCGGCGCGGCTGCACTACGGCGTCGGCGCGCGGGAGCTGTCGCGGACGCAGTCCGCCGGGCTGGCGGCGCTCCTTCCCAACCCGCACCGCCGCACCCCGGCGAACACCCGCGGCTACACCCGCGAGATCCTGCGGCGCATGCAGGTGCGCGGATGGTAGGGCAAACGCGGTACCGCGCGGGCGGCCTGTCGCTTGCCGTCTGCTACGGGCTTCCGACGGACGGGAGGAGGAGGATGACGGTCGTCTCAACGGCAGGCACGCGCACGAACCCGCGCCGCGAGTTCATCCGACACACCGCCGACGTGCCGATCGAGGTGTGCGCGGCCGAGGCCGATGGCGGGCGCACGCAGCAGGGCGTGAACGTGAGCGTCGGCGGGCTGTCGTTCGTCTCCGACCAGGCGCTGGAGACGGGGAGCACGATCCGCATCCGCATCGCCGAGGTGGACCCTCCGTTCCAGGCGCAGGCGCGCGTCGTCTGGTCGCGGCCCGAGGGCGACGGCTACTGCGTCGGCGTTCGCTTCCTGGACGCGAGCGACGCCTTCCGCGCGCGGATGGTGGAGCAGGTGTGCTCGATCGAGTCCTACCGGCGCGAGGTGCAGGAGCGCGAGGGCCGCGTGCTCACCTCGCCCGAGGCCGCCGCGGAGTGGATCGGCAAGTACGCGGGCCGCTTCCCCGGCGACTGAATCCGGGGAAGTTCGAGTCCACGAAAACAGCGGAGGCAGCGGAGACGAGTTCTCCGCTGCCTCCGCTGCTCTGCGTGAGACTCGCGATCTACGGCGCCGGCGCGGCTCCGGCGGTGGGACGTATGCGCGGGAGGAGCCCGTCGCGCGTGATGTCGTCGGCCGTGCCGATCAGCCCGTCGGGGCCGGCGGAGCGCAGCTCGAACTCGTCGCCGCGCGGGACGAAGACCACGCGGTGGCCCCACGGGTCGCAGGTGCTCAGCCACGGCACCTCGGCCACCGAGTCGGCGAACTCGAACAGCCGCAGCGGCCGCTTCTGCTTGTCGCGCACGAAGCCGGTGAGGCGCTCCGACAGCATGGTCAGACGATACTCGGCGCGCGCTGCGGGCTCCGGCCAGCTCTGCGTCTCCGCCGCCCGCAGCTGCGCGGGCGTCATCGCCGCGTTGCCGGTGATGGTGTCGGCGCACGCCTCCGCGCGAGGCGGCGACTGCTGCGCAACGGCGGATGACGCGCAGACGGCGAGCGCGAGCGGCAGGAGCAGATACGTCGGCTTCATCGCTGGAAGGATCGGGGTCGGTGGATCGTGGGATGGCCGATGAGGTGGGCACGCCGCAGGAACTTAGCGAATCCGCCGGGTGATGTGTAGCCTTGCCCGTGCCAGAGGGAGAACCGCGTCTATCCTCCGACCGGCGGACCACACGCCCCGAGCCCGTGAGCGCGCTAGGCGAAATCCTCGGCGTACTCGTCCACGTCGTGGCCCATCTTCGCCAGCTCCTTGCGTCTCCAATCCTCCACCATGTGCCCCGCGAGCTCTGCCTGGGCGTCGGCGACCTGCCGCATCAGCGCTTCGTTGGCGCGGAGCTCGGCGTCCAGACGCAGCTGGTGCTTGTCGGAATTCAGCTGCTGTTCCGTTTCGAACATGCTGTCACGGTCGGCCATTTCCAGCTCCGCGTTGGTCTTCAGCTCGTGGCGCTTGACGCGCATGCTCTGCCGGACCTTCTCCACCAGTTCGAACTCCCGCTGCTCCAGCAGCTCGTCGTAGGGACGGTACGGGCTGAAGGTGGACAGCAGCTTCACCACCACGGGCGCCGTTTCCAGCGAGATGAAGAGCAGGGTGATGAAGATGCTGGCCCAGCGGATCGTCTCACTGTCCTTCTTCAACGAGCCGAACGCCTCCATCCGCGCCAGGAACCCGTCCGCCCCGCTCCGCACCGAGTCCGTTCGCGCGATATTGCGGTCCTGCTGGGCTTCCAGGCGCGCGATGACGCTGTCGTTCCGGCCGATCCGGGGGAGGTTGCTGCTCTTGATCTCCTCCCACTGGCGCAACGCCTCCTTCCGCGCCGTGTCCTTCTCGGCGAACACCGGCCCCGCCCCGGGAATCATGGTGCCGCCCGTACCTTCCTTCTCGCGGATCCACTCATCGTTGCGCCGGTTGTACTCATTCTGCCTGGCGTCGATCTCCGCGCGCATCCGCGCGTTCTCCGCGCGCAGGCTGTCCAGCCGCTCGCCGTCGCCCGCCCGGATGCGGTCGACGTCGCTGTTCCGGGCCTGGGACTGCATCTGGTCCCAGCGAAGCTGGATCTCCCCCTCGAACAGTCTCAGCTCCAGCGGGCGCGAGATCACCACGGCCAGCAGTACGGAGATGACGAACCGCGGCGCCGCGTAAAGAAGGTCGAGCGCGAAGTGCTTCTGCTTGCGCATCCCCGACACGATCACGCGGTCCAGGTTGAAGATCACCGCGCCCCAGAGCACCCCGAACGCCGCCGCCACCGGGACCAGGCCGAACACGGTGTAGAGCGCGTAGCCGCCGGAGAGGCTGGCCAGGATCGCCGTCAGCAGGATGGTGACGCCGATCCCCACGTACTTGGACTCGTCGGTAGGGCATTCCCGCAGGACGTCGGTGTTGGCTCCCGAGCAGAACAGAAAAAAGCGCTTCATCCCTGGTCTCCTGTCCTGGTGTTCACCTCTGACTTCACGCGCTTGCGAATCTGGTCGAACACGTCTCCGACGCGTGGAATCCGGTCCGCCGACATCCGTCCAAGCGCGGGTCCGGCCGCCCGGTCCGCGGAAGTGGGGCCCGGAGCGGCCCGCGCGCTCTCCGCCGCGAAGCGCACCGACAGGTCCACCTTCAGCGGAACGTGGAAGGAAGGCGCGGACAGGCGGATCGTGGGCGCGGCGAGCCGGATCGACGGCGCCGCCACCTCCACGCCGCGCAGGACGACGGTGTGCGACAGCCTCGGCGCGGGCACGAACAGCGTGCGGATGAGCGGCATCGGCGACACCCGCACGTGCACCGTCTCGGACAGCCGGTCTCCTTCGGGCGACCCCGCCGTGAGCGTGTAGAGGCCGCTGGCGGCCGGGAACACCTCGCAGCGCCCGGCCTCGTCCACCTCGCCCACGCCGCGGTCGATGCTCACCCAGAGCGCTCCCTCCACGCGCCAGGTGAGCCGCACCGGCCGCCCTTCCAGCGTGGCTTCGGGCTCCGCCTGGAACAGGATGATCTCCAGCATCTCGTCGTGCTCCCGATAGCGTCCCACCGCGCGGGCTTCCCTCCCCCGCTTTCACCTTGGATTGGCGCGCATCGCCGATTTCCCGGCGTTTCTGTGGAAGCGTGTAAAAGCGGACGGCTGCCCGGCACGAGTTCGTGGCCGTGGCAGCCGTTTTCGATGCTGGGGATCAGCTTTGACGTTTCGCCAGCGGTGGTCGCGGCAGGCGGTCGATCGATGTCCGCCGTGTGCTGGCGGAGACTGGGTGCGAATCGGGGACCATCGACCCGTCTCACTTCGCGGAGGCGCCGTGCGACGTTACCCCAGGGACGCACGGCCGAGACGAAAACCCCGAGCGAGCGAGATCCCCATGTCCCCTCCCGTCAAGGTGCTGCTGCTGGCCGCCAACCCCGACGACAACTCGGCGGGGCTCCGGATCGACCACGAGATCCGCCGGGCGCTCGAGGCCGTCCGGATGGGGAGCGCCGGAGACAGGCTGAAGATCGAGCCGGAGCTGGCGGCCGGCGCGGAAAACCTGCCCGACGCCCTCCAGCGGCATCACCCGCAGATCGTCCACTTCGCCGGGCACGGCTACGAGAAGGGGATCGAGCTGGACGATGGATCGATCGTGCGCGCGAGCACCCTCGCAGGGCTGTTCACCACTTTCCGGGAGGTCCGCGTGGTGGTGCTGAACGCGTGTGAGACGCTTCCCGTGGCGAAGCGGATCAGCCAGGTGGTCGACTACACCGTGGCCATGGAGCTGCCCATCCACGACTCCGCCGCGATCAGGTTCTCGGGTGCGTTCTACGCCGCCCTCGCCTTCGGCCGTACGGTGCGGTCCGCGTTCGAGGAGGCCGCGGCGTCGCTGAAGGCAAAGTACGGCGAGAGGCACGCGATCCCCCACCTGCTGGTCCGCCCCGGCGCCGATGAAACGCCGCTCGCTCCGTCCGAGACTTCCGCCGATTTTATCGAGCAGAAGCACAACCTCAGGAAGATCGACGCGGTCGGCAACGTGGAGACGGAAGCCGAAGCCCCTGCGACGGCAGCCACCCGGACCTCTCAGCACACCTGCATGGAGGACGTGAAGAGCGGCGGCGATGTAAGGTCCATACAGAGGGTAAGGTGAGTGTCCGACCCATCATCGGCCGGCACTCATCCGATCAACGTTGCCAACCACGAGGAATGCGATGGACAACCTGACGCTGAGCGAAAAGCTGATCCGCGAGCACAAGGCCGAGCCGCTCGAGGGTCACACGGTGGTGGTGCTGGAGCGCGTCGGCGAGTCGGGCGAGAAGTTCCACTCGCTGCTTGAGCCCGGCTCCGACCGGGTCGGCGGCGGCTGGCTCCGCGCGCTGCTGGGCAGGTCCGACCGCTACTTCGCGTTCGCGGTCGACGCTTCGAAGGCCCGCCCGCTGCGCTTTACGGAGCACGTGGAGATGGCAGAGCGCGCGCACGACTTCGACCTGCACTTCACCCTGTGGTACCGCGTGTCCGACGCGCAGCTGCTGGTGGCGGCCCGCGACATCGACCCGCTGCTGCGGGTGCAGACGAAGGTGGCCGAGGTGGTCACCGAGGAGATCGCCCAGCTTCCCTGGGCCGAGGTGTGGCACTCGTTCCGAACCGCCAGCGAGTTCGTGGTCTCCGGCACCCTCCCCGAGCTCAAGACCTTCGCGCGCGACTACGGCATCACCCTCACCTCGCTGCGGCTCCGGGAGCAGCTGCCGCGCGAAGCCACCGCCGTCGAGCGCAAGATCCACGAGACGCGCGAGAAGGGGCGATACGTCGACGCGCGCAGGACCGTCGGCCGCGAGTTGAAAAACCGGGAGAGCGACCGGAGGCGGGAAAACGCGGCACGTGACGGGGAAGACCGCGCCGACGAGGCGCGACGCGAGCGGCAGGACACCGTCACCCGCACGACGACCGAGACAATCGGCAAGCTCATCGCCACGGCCACCTCCATGGAGGAACTCGCCGAGATACACGCCTCGCTGGGCACCGGCGAGGAGCACACCAGCCCACTCCTTTCTCGCCACCGAAACGGGTCTTGCGTGCTTGGCCCTGGCAACCGCGAGAGCCTGGCGGCGCTCCCCGCGGGCAGTAGCGGGCTCCCCGGCGTGC
The Longimicrobium sp. genome window above contains:
- a CDS encoding DUF4407 domain-containing protein — protein: MKRFFLFCSGANTDVLRECPTDESKYVGIGVTILLTAILASLSGGYALYTVFGLVPVAAAFGVLWGAVIFNLDRVIVSGMRKQKHFALDLLYAAPRFVISVLLAVVISRPLELRLFEGEIQLRWDQMQSQARNSDVDRIRAGDGERLDSLRAENARMRAEIDARQNEYNRRNDEWIREKEGTGGTMIPGAGPVFAEKDTARKEALRQWEEIKSSNLPRIGRNDSVIARLEAQQDRNIARTDSVRSGADGFLARMEAFGSLKKDSETIRWASIFITLLFISLETAPVVVKLLSTFSPYRPYDELLEQREFELVEKVRQSMRVKRHELKTNAELEMADRDSMFETEQQLNSDKHQLRLDAELRANEALMRQVADAQAELAGHMVEDWRRKELAKMGHDVDEYAEDFA
- a CDS encoding PilZ domain-containing protein, with product MTVVSTAGTRTNPRREFIRHTADVPIEVCAAEADGGRTQQGVNVSVGGLSFVSDQALETGSTIRIRIAEVDPPFQAQARVVWSRPEGDGYCVGVRFLDASDAFRARMVEQVCSIESYRREVQEREGRVLTSPEAAAEWIGKYAGRFPGD
- the uvrC gene encoding excinuclease ABC subunit UvrC, producing MPQNSTLESKLRHLPTRPGVYLMKDAEGVVIYVGKAKSLRSRVRSYFAAGAQHGIKTQELVRRVADVDTIVVNTEAEALILENNLIKENRPRFNINLKDDKTYPYIKVTVHERFPRVFVTRRLVKDGSRYFGPYTDVRRMRQSLELVKKLYTVRSCHYDLPRETPARPCLDYHIGRCKAPCVAFQTEDEYRGMVDEILEVLGGHTRLVADRLKREMGMAAQEMNFERAAELRDAIAQLETLERRQRVVDVTGSDRDVVGFARDRAEACGVVLLIREGKLLGREVTFLTNAGDDSDESAFNAFVTRHYTDRAIRDDGSIPPEIFFPEDFADRGVLQELLREHAGRAVRLHVPQRGEKVQLVTLAEQNARHLLEERKLVAQATAGRAPDALYELQEVLELESVPRTILCFDISHTQGSEVVASGVFFENGEPNKGEYKKFKIRGQWGNDDFASMHEVVGRWFNRRVEEGKAPPDLVVIDGGKGQLGAAAKALEEIGFPQQPVISLAKRDEEVFVPGRGEPIRLPRRSQALRLLQRVRDEAHRFAVSYNRKLRTKRTVRSELSTIPGVGPARQRALLDRFGSMRAVAAASEAEVAALPGFGTALARKVLAHVRGEAPAEAPQPGGASGGGVVVG
- a CDS encoding AI-2E family transporter; its protein translation is MDADRPRDDSPLEPDVDPAAQAAPVEPGAPRPDLERTERAIASPRTRSVGVTTLTVLALLYTLYFARPFLLPLVFALLLSFLFSPVVRAMARLRIPPPAGAGLVVLALLGALAVSGYELAGPVQSWAANAPETLATAQAKLRKLLRPLERASRTAEQVQSAAGAVAVGGDGAARPREVVVRQPSLIARVFGTTQRFAAGLLEVIVLLYFLLAAGDLFLQKLIKVLPNTGDKRKAVEIARMIEGSISTYLLTVAAVNLAEGAVVALAMWLLGMPSPLLWGALVAVLEFIPYLGALAMVAILGLVAMTVFDNAGRVLAVPAAFLCINLIQANFVSPVFVGHRLALNPVALLVGLTFWFWIWGIPGAFIAVPILATFKIFCDHIGSLAAVGEFLGMRDEAERRTVVRGM
- the mtgA gene encoding monofunctional biosynthetic peptidoglycan transglycosylase, whose translation is MWFRRRVEDEDRTLPYEPAEEPPPRRRRVARVAIWIAKVLAAYYVLCLVLLVAYRWVPPPATGVQVQRRIEAWTSDSPYRQRRVYKPMSAMSRHLPRAVVAAEDGRFWTHFGFDWVEMRQAKRDAEQGGRMRGASTITQQLMKNLFGCACRNPVRKLYDLALTPAAELILGKRRILELYLNNVEWGDGVFGAEAAARLHYGVGARELSRTQSAGLAALLPNPHRRTPANTRGYTREILRRMQVRGW
- a CDS encoding CHAT domain-containing protein; translated protein: MRRYPRDARPRRKPRASEIPMSPPVKVLLLAANPDDNSAGLRIDHEIRRALEAVRMGSAGDRLKIEPELAAGAENLPDALQRHHPQIVHFAGHGYEKGIELDDGSIVRASTLAGLFTTFREVRVVVLNACETLPVAKRISQVVDYTVAMELPIHDSAAIRFSGAFYAALAFGRTVRSAFEEAAASLKAKYGERHAIPHLLVRPGADETPLAPSETSADFIEQKHNLRKIDAVGNVETEAEAPATAATRTSQHTCMEDVKSGGDVRSIQRVR
- a CDS encoding class I SAM-dependent methyltransferase, with protein sequence MEKPTAQVRADFDGIARLEEAHGAREGPYVRWLADQLRDDVGEALEIGCGTGELTRLLAARASYVLAIDLSPEMIRVARERSPSFPNVEYRVADVTAWEMPRGRFDCVASVATLHHLPFEPAVTAMRDALRPGGWLLILDILTRPGLRHLPRNAAAAIASRLRMRRGSRALRAAYDAHGRGETYLRPDELRARFEPLLPGAEIREHLLWRYSVVWRKPMG